From Heliomicrobium modesticaldum Ice1, a single genomic window includes:
- a CDS encoding reductive dehalogenase encodes MIPRERHHRKDPAHRIDASRYRRFSVEDQAFVTVGMQDTGKKGILHFTEKMFASMMANIYSDVPGKSRLDYAADLGANALNLILGAYGFPNSRFLNWKPLFIPEALHRDKWEASTGDMTRVVKAQARLYGADLVGVARLDPKWVYAKDLEKPFVFEDVDEPSEERDRFVIPASVQTAIVIALAMNRELIEESPATAGSTAASLGYSRMAITAVSLAEFIRSLGYRAIPCMNDTALSIPLAIDAGLGELGRHGLLITPEFGSNVRLCKVLTNMPLLADSPVDFGIARFCRNCLACADHCPSRSISTGEPSFEVACANNNPGVEKWTIDAESCLRFWQENGHSCANCIAVCPFTAGFDFTHCLDCIDCDSGGCGLQEISYLRKKHGYPTRGNDDALAVNNPLTRQGL; translated from the coding sequence ATGATTCCGAGAGAGCGCCATCACCGCAAAGACCCCGCTCACCGCATCGACGCAAGCCGTTACCGGCGTTTTTCCGTGGAAGACCAAGCCTTTGTCACCGTGGGCATGCAAGACACAGGCAAGAAAGGCATTCTGCACTTCACGGAGAAGATGTTTGCCAGCATGATGGCGAATATCTACAGCGATGTCCCAGGAAAGAGCCGGCTGGACTACGCCGCCGACCTGGGCGCCAACGCGCTCAATCTGATCCTGGGCGCTTACGGCTTTCCGAACAGCCGGTTTTTAAACTGGAAACCCCTCTTCATTCCCGAAGCGCTCCATCGCGATAAATGGGAGGCCAGCACCGGCGACATGACGCGAGTCGTGAAGGCGCAGGCACGCCTGTACGGCGCCGACTTGGTTGGGGTGGCTCGGCTGGATCCGAAGTGGGTCTATGCGAAAGACCTGGAGAAACCTTTCGTCTTCGAGGATGTCGACGAACCTTCCGAAGAAAGGGACCGCTTCGTCATTCCCGCCTCCGTGCAGACAGCCATCGTGATTGCCCTGGCGATGAACCGGGAGCTGATCGAAGAGTCCCCGGCCACAGCCGGCAGCACCGCCGCCTCGTTGGGTTATTCACGCATGGCTATCACCGCCGTATCGCTGGCGGAGTTTATCCGTTCCCTCGGCTATAGGGCCATCCCCTGCATGAACGACACAGCGTTGAGCATCCCCTTGGCCATCGACGCCGGGCTCGGCGAACTGGGCCGGCACGGTTTGTTGATCACGCCGGAATTCGGCTCCAATGTGCGGCTGTGCAAGGTCTTGACGAATATGCCCCTCCTAGCCGATTCTCCTGTCGATTTCGGCATCGCCCGTTTTTGCCGCAACTGTCTGGCCTGTGCGGACCATTGCCCGTCGAGGTCGATCAGCACTGGCGAACCGTCCTTCGAGGTCGCTTGCGCCAACAACAACCCCGGAGTGGAAAAGTGGACCATCGACGCAGAATCCTGCTTGCGCTTCTGGCAGGAGAACGGTCACAGTTGCGCCAACTGCATCGCCGTCTGCCCTTTCACAGCCGGATTTGACTTCACCCACTGCCTCGATTGTATCGACTGTGATTCGGGGGGGTGCGGGCTCCAGGAGATCAGCTATCTGCGGAAAAAACACGGCTATCCGACGAGGGGCAACGATGACGCCCTTGCCGTCAATAATCCACTCACCCGGCAAGGGCTTTGA
- a CDS encoding ZIP family metal transporter has protein sequence MSEVLLPALAAAMMTVLGAVPFFFITVTHRLRDILLGLAAGMMVTAAFALLQQTPDFWLVAPGMVIGAGLLFVLLRFLPEGGRLAWLTFAAIALHNVPEGLVVGVGYADGDKLGLLMALTIGLQNVPEGLVIVAPLLEQGVNRWKALSFVFAAAMVEPLFALSGYVLVEQVQGLLPVALGFAAGAMLYVTFRELIPDTHGHGFEEQATFAFLTGVIVMMGLATALG, from the coding sequence ATGTCAGAGGTGTTGCTGCCGGCCTTGGCGGCTGCGATGATGACGGTGCTTGGGGCGGTGCCTTTTTTCTTTATCACCGTCACACACCGGTTGCGGGACATCCTGCTGGGATTGGCGGCGGGCATGATGGTGACGGCGGCTTTCGCCTTGTTGCAGCAGACGCCGGACTTCTGGTTGGTAGCCCCCGGGATGGTCATCGGCGCCGGACTCCTCTTTGTCCTGCTCCGTTTCTTGCCGGAAGGCGGACGGTTGGCTTGGTTGACCTTTGCGGCCATCGCCCTGCACAACGTTCCCGAGGGTCTCGTCGTCGGTGTCGGTTATGCCGATGGGGACAAACTGGGCCTCTTGATGGCGCTGACCATCGGCTTGCAGAACGTGCCGGAAGGGTTGGTCATCGTCGCTCCGCTGCTGGAACAGGGCGTCAACCGCTGGAAAGCCCTCTCCTTCGTCTTCGCCGCCGCCATGGTGGAGCCTTTGTTCGCCCTCTCCGGCTATGTCCTGGTGGAGCAGGTGCAGGGCCTTTTGCCCGTCGCCCTCGGTTTTGCTGCCGGCGCTATGCTCTACGTCACCTTTCGGGAGTTGATCCCCGATACCCATGGCCATGGTTTTGAGGAACAGGCGACTTTCGCCTTTCTGACCGGTGTGATCGTCATGATGGGGTTGGCGACAGCGCTGGGATAA
- a CDS encoding DUF3793 family protein: protein MGSFFGLWKDSLAEKDIRQARFEKWLFVNLSRVLFAGKAGEFIRFQEPFFGKNIASTLKEARRLARDWGVEMFLLKRCEKCAWVLFYREPQVRATLKRFGRLRQYRNKRLPWPLDVQPFLFHLRERWCKGGQLPHEIGLALGYPLKDVLGFLGLSPLPKQHVCEWCIYGDVVPSLRLKERFDRANQLALDFVESNRLELIRDEVCRISA from the coding sequence ATGGGATCGTTTTTTGGTCTATGGAAAGACAGCCTGGCGGAGAAAGACATCCGCCAGGCGCGATTTGAGAAATGGCTCTTTGTCAACCTCTCCAGAGTCCTCTTTGCAGGAAAGGCCGGCGAGTTTATCCGCTTTCAAGAGCCCTTCTTCGGAAAAAACATCGCCTCGACGCTGAAGGAAGCCCGGCGACTGGCGCGCGATTGGGGTGTGGAAATGTTCCTGCTCAAACGCTGCGAGAAGTGCGCTTGGGTGCTCTTTTACCGTGAGCCGCAAGTCCGGGCAACGTTGAAGCGCTTCGGCCGTCTGCGTCAATACCGGAACAAGCGACTCCCCTGGCCCCTGGATGTACAGCCGTTTCTTTTCCACTTGAGAGAGCGATGGTGCAAGGGCGGCCAACTCCCGCACGAGATCGGCCTCGCCCTCGGCTACCCGCTCAAGGATGTGCTCGGCTTTCTCGGCCTGTCTCCGCTACCCAAGCAACATGTCTGCGAGTGGTGCATCTACGGCGATGTGGTGCCGTCCTTGCGGCTGAAGGAGCGCTTTGACCGGGCGAACCAATTGGCCCTCGACTTTGTCGAATCGAACCGCTTGGAACTGATTCGTGATGAGGTGTGCCGGATTTCGGCTTAA
- the nhaA gene encoding Na+/H+ antiporter NhaA: MREKALRFIKETIKRPVEAFIQTETSSSIILLVCTALALLIANSPWRPLYEAFFAQPFTIGLPGFGLSKAMILWINDGLMAIFFFVVGLEIKREILEGELSSLKKASLPIVAAIGGMVAPAVIYILFNLNLPSAGGWGIPMATDIAFALGALSLLGPQVPLALKILLIAIAIVDDLGAVLVIAFFYTETLQLSYLALAAVVGAALILLNTSGVRKITPYILLGLILWVAFLKSGIHATIAGVLLALTIPMRTIIDTEEFAERVEETIQGFHDQGKSGDTVVTEEVHSLIAQLNHLADRATSPLHRLEHALHPWVGFLIMPLFAFANAGVPLDDLSGLTTPVSLGILIGLIAGKQVGVTLFSWLAIRLGLASLPEGMTFIQLYGLSWLAGIGFTMSLFISGLAFPEAPELLNQAKVAILLASVAAGTAGFFLLKTFLPEAPSVKLHE, translated from the coding sequence ATGAGAGAAAAAGCATTGCGTTTTATCAAGGAGACGATCAAACGACCTGTCGAGGCGTTCATCCAGACAGAAACATCGAGCAGCATCATCCTGCTCGTCTGTACAGCCCTGGCGCTGCTTATCGCCAATTCGCCCTGGCGACCGCTCTATGAGGCTTTTTTCGCCCAACCCTTCACCATCGGTCTGCCGGGATTCGGTCTCTCGAAAGCGATGATCCTGTGGATCAACGATGGACTGATGGCCATCTTCTTTTTTGTGGTAGGCCTCGAGATCAAAAGGGAGATCCTGGAGGGGGAACTCTCGTCGTTGAAAAAAGCCAGCCTTCCCATCGTCGCCGCCATCGGCGGGATGGTTGCTCCGGCTGTTATCTATATCCTGTTCAACTTGAACTTGCCGAGCGCCGGCGGCTGGGGCATACCTATGGCCACCGATATCGCCTTCGCCCTAGGCGCCCTGTCCTTGTTGGGACCGCAGGTTCCCTTAGCCCTGAAAATCCTCCTCATCGCCATTGCTATCGTCGACGATCTGGGCGCGGTGCTTGTCATCGCCTTTTTCTATACAGAAACGCTCCAGCTCAGCTACCTTGCCCTTGCGGCTGTCGTTGGCGCCGCACTCATCCTGCTCAACACCAGCGGCGTCCGCAAGATCACGCCCTATATCCTCCTTGGCCTCATCTTGTGGGTCGCCTTTCTCAAGTCGGGGATCCACGCCACCATCGCCGGCGTCCTGCTGGCCTTGACCATTCCCATGCGGACCATCATCGACACGGAAGAGTTTGCTGAACGGGTCGAAGAAACCATTCAGGGCTTTCATGATCAAGGGAAATCGGGAGACACCGTCGTCACCGAGGAGGTGCACAGCCTGATCGCTCAATTGAACCACCTCGCCGATCGGGCCACATCTCCCCTGCACCGGTTAGAGCATGCGCTCCATCCCTGGGTGGGCTTCTTGATCATGCCGCTCTTCGCCTTCGCTAACGCCGGCGTACCCCTTGATGACCTGTCCGGCCTGACCACTCCGGTCAGCCTGGGGATCCTGATCGGTCTCATCGCCGGCAAACAGGTGGGTGTGACGCTCTTTTCCTGGCTGGCTATCCGCCTTGGCCTGGCCTCTCTGCCGGAAGGCATGACCTTCATCCAGTTATACGGCCTCTCCTGGCTGGCCGGCATCGGTTTTACCATGTCCCTCTTCATCTCCGGCTTGGCCTTCCCGGAGGCGCCGGAACTGCTGAATCAAGCGAAAGTCGCCATCCTCCTGGCTTCAGTCGCCGCCGGCACTGCCGGATTCTTTCTGTTGAAAACTTTTCTGCCTGAAGCGCCTTCCGTAAAACTTCATGAATAG
- a CDS encoding alanine/glycine:cation symporter family protein codes for MDLIRLLDQIDSLVWGPPLLILLVGTGIFLTIRLGLLQVTCLPLALRLIFTAKNDGDGDVNSFGALCTALAATVGTGNIVGVATAIKAGGPGALFWMWVAAFFGMATKYAEGLLAVKYRSVDANGQISGGPMYYIVNGLGAKYKPLAIMFAASGVLVAFFGIGTFPQVNAIVTITASGLGIPIPVTAAVITLLVALITLGGLKSIAKVSEKIVPFMAIFYILISIGVLVIYADRLPQAIQLVISSAFTGSAATGGFLGATVMMAIRNGVARGVFSNESGLGSAPIAAAAAKTKWPAEQGLISMTGTFIDTIIICTMTGLVLIVTGAWSGDLAGSAMTQAAFVAGFPLLGKVMLTLGLVLFAFTTILGWNYYGERCCEYLFGVKGIMPYRVIFIILVAAGAFLKLEAIWLLADIVNGLMAIPNLIALLGLSGVVIAETKRYLNHLHAQEKGQVNRGQGPLKQRVAEK; via the coding sequence ATGGACCTCATCAGACTGCTGGACCAGATCGACAGCCTCGTTTGGGGCCCCCCCTTGCTCATCCTGCTCGTCGGCACCGGCATCTTCCTGACCATCCGGCTCGGCCTCCTGCAGGTCACCTGCCTGCCTCTGGCGCTTCGCTTGATCTTCACCGCCAAAAATGACGGCGACGGCGATGTGAACAGCTTCGGCGCCCTCTGCACGGCCCTCGCCGCCACCGTCGGTACGGGGAACATCGTCGGCGTGGCCACCGCCATCAAGGCCGGCGGACCGGGCGCCCTCTTCTGGATGTGGGTGGCCGCCTTCTTCGGCATGGCGACGAAATACGCCGAAGGCCTCCTGGCCGTCAAGTATCGTTCCGTCGACGCCAACGGGCAGATCTCCGGCGGTCCCATGTACTACATCGTCAACGGCCTCGGCGCCAAGTACAAACCGCTTGCCATCATGTTTGCCGCCAGCGGCGTTCTCGTCGCCTTTTTCGGCATCGGCACCTTCCCTCAGGTCAATGCCATCGTCACAATCACAGCGTCGGGCCTGGGCATCCCCATCCCGGTCACGGCCGCCGTCATCACTCTGCTTGTGGCGCTGATCACCTTAGGTGGTTTAAAAAGCATCGCCAAGGTCTCTGAAAAGATTGTCCCCTTTATGGCGATCTTCTACATCCTCATCAGCATCGGCGTCCTTGTCATCTACGCCGATCGACTGCCCCAGGCCATCCAACTGGTCATCAGCAGCGCATTCACCGGCTCGGCCGCTACCGGCGGCTTCTTGGGCGCCACGGTGATGATGGCGATCCGCAACGGCGTCGCCCGAGGCGTTTTCTCCAACGAATCGGGCCTCGGCAGCGCCCCCATCGCCGCTGCAGCCGCGAAGACCAAATGGCCGGCTGAACAGGGCCTCATCTCTATGACAGGTACCTTCATCGACACGATCATCATCTGCACCATGACCGGTCTGGTGCTCATCGTCACCGGCGCCTGGTCGGGCGACCTGGCTGGATCGGCCATGACCCAAGCCGCCTTTGTCGCCGGCTTCCCTCTCCTCGGCAAGGTCATGCTGACGCTGGGGCTGGTCCTCTTCGCCTTCACCACCATCCTCGGCTGGAACTATTACGGCGAGCGCTGTTGCGAGTACCTCTTCGGCGTCAAGGGGATCATGCCCTACCGGGTCATCTTCATCATCCTTGTCGCCGCCGGCGCCTTCCTGAAGCTAGAAGCCATCTGGCTCCTCGCTGACATCGTCAACGGCCTCATGGCCATCCCCAACCTGATCGCCCTGCTCGGCCTCTCCGGCGTCGTCATCGCCGAGACGAAGCGCTACCTGAATCACCTGCACGCGCAGGAGAAAGGGCAGGTCAATCGGGGGCAAGGCCCATTGAAACAACGGGTAGCTGAGAAATAG